In a genomic window of Lasioglossum baleicum unplaced genomic scaffold, iyLasBale1 scaffold0208, whole genome shotgun sequence:
- the LOC143220114 gene encoding uncharacterized protein LOC143220114 gives MSDILAIGNTPTSDNRISKIEVHTYNPYANTTLGNSDEIRIPIHQQDLYTLPCESFLYIEGKIILAEAPPQGTSNNVILDTNCAAFMFDEIRYELNGVEIDRCRNPGITTSLKTHVSISPGKSKALATAGWHRKLDGTDFNFCIPFNMLFGFGEDYNEITVNVRQELVLIRSRNDLNALNGSSTLRRKIELFKVQWRMPHISLEEVTKLSLLRILERGQMIPMSFRSWDLYEYPHLQTTAYVGDKDCNTIGETPFHHIHIAER, from the coding sequence ATGTCCGACATTTTGGCCATTGGCAATACGCCAACCTCTGATAATCGTATAAGTAAGATAGAAGTGCACACATATAATCCCTATGCAAATACTACTCTCGGAAATAGTGATGAAATAAGGATACCGATACATCAGCAGGATCTGTATACGCTACCGTGTGAGAGTTTCTTGTACATTGAAGGAAAAATCATTTTAGCAGAGGCTCCACCTCAAGGAACAAGCAACAATGTTATTCTCGATACCAATTGTGCTGCTTTCATGTTTGATGAAATTCGATATGAACTGAATGGAGTTGAAATAGACCGCTGTAGAAATCCTGGAATAACGACCTCGTTAAAAACACATGTATCCATCTCTCCTGGAAAAAGTAAAGCATTGGCCACCGCAGGCTGGCATCGTAAACTGGATGGCACAGATTTCAATTTCTGCATACCATTCAATATGCTATTTGGCTTCGGTGAAGATTATAACGAGATTACCGTTAACGTGCGTCAAGAGTTGGTCTTAATTCGATCACGAAACGATCTAAACGCGTTGAATGGTTCTAGTACTTTAAGACGTAAAATCGAATTATTCAAAGTTCAGTGGCGTATGCCACACATAAGTCTGGAAGAAGTAACCAAATTGTCATTACTACGCATTCTCGAGAGAGGACAAATGATACCTATGAGTTTTCGCTCTTGGGATCTATACGAATATCCACATTTGCAAACAACTGCATACGTGGGCGATAAAGACTGTAACACAATTGGAGAAACCCCGTTTCATCATATTCACATTGCAGAACGATAG